The following coding sequences lie in one Sorghum bicolor cultivar BTx623 chromosome 6, Sorghum_bicolor_NCBIv3, whole genome shotgun sequence genomic window:
- the LOC8058344 gene encoding NAC domain-containing protein 7, which yields MDAFTHVPPGFRFHPTDEELVDYYLRKKVAMKKIDLDVIKDVDLYKIEPWDLQEKCRIGAEEQNEWYFFSHKDKKYPTGTRTNRATTAGFWKATGRDKPIYVKNCLVGMRKTLVFYKGRAPNGQKSDWIMHEYRLETNENGIPHEEGWVVCRVFRKRLATVQRMVGDSPYWFNDHAGFMPPELGSPRQAAHHQQSAMMYHRQQSSYPCKVELEYHHLLPQEHFLQQLPPLESPKLPDLIGQVDATLQPCGLTPEHGLVRYTVQELQAEPLYLTARNVSGTDWRALDKFVASQLSNDTTLKESTSYSNPTQVFQQSEEKEEALDYVSTSASCGGDNDFWKL from the exons ATGGACGCTTTCACACATGTTCCTCCCGGCTTTCGTTTCCACCCTACCGATGAGGAACTCGTTGATTACTACCTTAGGAAAAAGGTAGCAATGAAGAAGATAGATTTGGATGTTATAAAAGATGTGGACTTGTACAAAATTGAGCCTTGGGATCTGCAAG AAAAATGCAGGATTGGAGCTGAAGAGCAGAACGAGTGGTACTTCTTCAGCCACAAGGACAAGAAGTACCCAACCGGCACTCGCACCAACAGAGCGACGACGGCTGGTTTCTGGAAGGCCACAGGGAGAGACAAGCCGATCTATGTGAAGAACTGCCTCGTAGGGATGAGGAAGACACTAGTTTTCTACAAAGGCCgagcgcccaacgggcagaagtCAGACTGGATCATGCACGAGTATCGCTTGGAGACCAACGAAAATGGAATCCCACAC GAAGAAGGATGGGTTGTCTGCAGGGTGTTCAGGAAGCGACTCGCGACTGTCCAAAGAATGGTTGGGGACTCACCTTACTGGTTCAACGACCACGCAGGGTTCATGCCACCGGAGCTCGGCTCGCCGAGGCAGGCGGCACACCACCAGCAGAGCGCCATGATGTACCATAGGCAACAGAGCAGCTACCCTTGCAAGGTGGAGCTAGAGTACCACCACCTCCTTCCCCAGGAGCACTTCTTGCAGCAGCTCCCTCCGCTGGAGAGCCCCAAGCTCCCTGACCTTATTGGCCAAGTAGATGCTACTCTCCAGCCATGCGGCCTTACACCGGAGCATGGTCTCGTTCGCTACACCGTGCAAGAGCTCCAAGCCGAGCCGCTCTATCTGACGGCTAGGAATGTGTCTGGCACAGATTGGCGAGCTCTCGACAAGTTCGTGGCGTCCCAGCTCAGCAACGACACCACTCTGAAGGAGTCAACTAGCTACTCCAATCCGACACAGGTGTTTCAGCAGTCTGAGGAGAAAGAGGAGGCATTAGACTACGTGTCAACATCAGCTTCTTGTGGAGGTGACAATGATTTCTGGAAATTATAA